A section of the Malus sylvestris chromosome 17, drMalSylv7.2, whole genome shotgun sequence genome encodes:
- the LOC126612386 gene encoding uncharacterized protein LOC126612386 — translation MAASTAQRVCTMNRMDCVGSIEGWLIMVDSALRRPGGFMKPWSFYLKNCQNPSFKIEFYFFNPISGDRVLLPSSQSTLPCHCINGPDFSVSKIIASSEPKTISQEPCFVVCLCKQGHLTYCRPRDQSWSSIDEDVPFVNGIVILGGSLVAKQTRLLIALHGLVSRCNKIVFGMLLPQVLSSTYLWRKM, via the exons ATGGCTGCTTCGACAG CGCAAAGGGTGTGTACAATGAATAGGATGGATTGTGTTGGCTCAATAGAGGGATGGTTGATCATGGTCGACAGTGCGTTGAGGCGTCCAGGGGGTTTTATGAAACCCTGGTCATTCTACCTAAAAAATTGTCAGAACCCTAGTTTTAAAATAGAATTCTACTTCTTCAATCCAATATCTGGTGATCGAGTGCTGCTCCCCTCGTCGCAGTCCACCCTTCCATGCCACTGCATCAATGGTCCTGACTTCTCCGTTTCTAAAATTATTGCCTCTTCTGAACCAAAAACAATCAGCCAGGAGCCATGTTTTGTGGTTTGTCTTTGCAAACAGGGTCATCTGACTTATTGTAGGCCAAGGGATCAATCATGGAGCTCGATTGATGAGGACGTACCCTTTGTTAATGGTATAGTTATACTGGGTGGTTCACTCGTCGCCAAGCAAACTCGGTTGCTCATCGCCTTGCACGGGTTGGTCTCTCGGTGCAACAAGATTGTATTTGGGATGTTACTCCCCCAAGTATTGTCATCGACTTACTTGTGGAGGAAAATGTAA